In a genomic window of Mycolicibacterium neoaurum VKM Ac-1815D:
- a CDS encoding heme-binding protein, whose protein sequence is MTPNGESARLVATVAGVLAVLTASAGTASAAPAPPPPPNCTAADLTGVLTGVSAATSAYLFTHPPVNDFFTSLSGLDENERRAAMERFLTDNPQVRDELRAIRQPAKDFRNRCGG, encoded by the coding sequence ATGACACCGAACGGGGAATCGGCGCGGTTGGTCGCGACGGTCGCAGGCGTGTTGGCCGTTCTCACCGCATCGGCGGGCACGGCATCGGCAGCACCGGCACCACCTCCGCCGCCGAACTGTACGGCGGCGGACCTGACGGGTGTGCTCACCGGAGTATCCGCGGCAACCTCTGCGTATCTGTTCACCCATCCGCCGGTGAACGACTTCTTCACCTCTTTGAGCGGCCTCGACGAGAACGAACGGCGTGCTGCGATGGAGCGGTTTCTCACCGACAACCCGCAGGTACGCGACGAGCTGAGGGCTATCAGGCAGCCCGCCAAGGACTTCCGCAATCGCTGCGGCGGCTGA
- a CDS encoding PPOX class F420-dependent oxidoreductase: MTTLAPEVADFLMTGTRTGMLGYVAADGRPLVAPVWFILDGNDVLFNTDSGSAKARAFARDPRVVLCVDDPHPPFSFVQIQGTVQVSDDLDEVRSVATRAGGRYMGADRAEEYGRRNGVPGELVVRITPTKVVKAFRLAS, from the coding sequence ATGACGACACTGGCTCCTGAGGTAGCCGATTTCTTGATGACGGGTACCCGCACCGGCATGCTCGGGTACGTCGCGGCAGACGGTCGGCCACTGGTGGCCCCGGTGTGGTTTATCCTCGACGGTAACGACGTGCTGTTCAACACCGATTCTGGTTCAGCCAAGGCGCGGGCATTTGCGCGCGACCCCAGAGTGGTTCTGTGCGTGGATGATCCGCATCCGCCGTTCTCGTTCGTCCAGATCCAGGGCACGGTACAGGTTTCCGATGATCTCGACGAGGTCCGGTCGGTCGCCACCCGGGCGGGCGGCCGTTACATGGGTGCGGACCGGGCCGAGGAGTACGGTCGACGCAACGGTGTCCCTGGCGAACTGGTCGTCAGGATCACCCCGACGAAGGTCGTCAAGGCGTTTCGCCTCGCCTCCTGA